DNA from Mycobacterium bourgelatii:
GTCGGCCCGGCGTACGGGGCCCCGGGCGGGAATCCCTGCGTGGTCCAGGCGACGACGGTGCCGCGGCGGGGCAGCAGCACCTCGGTCATTTCACCGATGCTGCACCGCGGACAGCGTTGCTGTACCGGGAACGTGGTGGCACCGCAGGCGCCGCATCGGCTGCCAATCAGCTGCGGGTTCTCCTCAGGCCAGGTTGAGATTTCCGGGGCAAGCGCCTTCTGCATAGACAGATCCTCCGCGATCCGACAGGAGAACAGTGCACCTCAAACCGTACAACAGCATTCCGGAAATCTGGAAATCACATTCTCACCCGTCGCACGAAGCCGGGCAAGAGGTAACGTCCCTCGGCGAAGAAGCACGGAAATTCGCGACAGAGACGAGAACGACATGCCGGTCACGGTTCTACTCGAACTCAAGTTCAAGCCCGAGGAGGTGTCCGCCGCCCGCGAGCTGATGGGTCGGACGCTGGAGGTCACCCGGGCATTTGAAGGGAACCTCCAGACGGACGTGCTCATCGATGAGGACGACGAAGCCCACTGGATCATTTACGAAGTCTGGGACACCGTCGAGCACGACGAGGCCTACCGCGCCTTCCGTGCCGGCGAAGGAAAGGTGACTCAGCTTCCTCCGTTGCTGGCTGCGCCGCCAGCCAAGACCAGGTACGTCACCAGCGACATCTAGCCGAGCGCGGGAATTACCTCGCGTTCGAACAGCTCGATGCCGGAGCGGTCGTAGGCGGCCTCCGGGAAGTACAGGATCGCGTACTCACACCCCAAGTCGCGCACCTTCGCGAGCCGCTCGGCCACCTGTTCCGGTGTGCCGGTCGTCGCATCCGGGAGACCGGTGGTCATCGCGTCCGCCGCTGCGTCGGGAACGTAACCCGCCAGTCGATCGCGCACCCGCTGCAGCCGGTCCTTGACCTCGGCTTCCGACGATCCGACCACCGCGGTGAAGTTGGCCGAGCGCACGATCGCATCGAAGTCGGTGCCCACGTCGCGACAGTGCCCGGCCAGCACCTCCGACTTGTGGGCGAAGGCCTCGGGCTCCGGCGTGAAGTTGGTGTACTGCGCATACTTTGCCGCGATGCGCAGGGTCACCTTCTCCCCACCGCCGGCGATCCACAGCGGAAGACCATTCTCCTGCAACGGCTTTGGCGCGACGATCGCACCATCGACTTGGTAGTGCTTACCGTCGAAGCTGACCTTGCCGTCTCGCCAGGCGTCCCGCATGATCTGCACGCCTTCGTCCAGCCGCCCCAGCCGCACACCCGCGGAGGGAAATCCGTAACCGTAAGCGCGCCACTCGTGTTCGTACCAGCCGCCGCCAATGCCCATCTGAACTCGGCCACCGGAAATGATGTCGGCGGTCGCCGCGACCTTGGCCAAGTAGACGGGATTGCGATAGCTCATCGCGGTGCACATCTGTCCGAGTTTGATTCGCGACGTGGTCGCGGCGTACGCCGACATCAGCGACCACGCCTCGTGCGTGGCTTGGTCGCTGGGGAACGGCACCGTGTGGAAGTGGTCGTAGACCCACAGTGAGTCCCACGCGCCGTCGTCGGCGTAGGCAGCCAGGTCGCGCATCACCGCCCAGTGATTTTCGGGTTCGATGCCGACAAGATCCATCCGCCAGCCTTGCGGAATGAAGAGACCGAAGCGCATACCCTCGGACTCTAGCGGTACCCGCGAGCGCGCGTGTTTGTACAGGGACACGCCGCGTGCGACGTACATTTACGCACCCTCGCGGCAGATGGCCGCCAGTGCGGCGACACGGCCCGCGAGAGCCAAAGGACAACCTCTTCCCCATTCGGCGCGCGAGGCGCTCGTGTTCAGCCGGTCGAGCGCTACGCGTATCCGGCGAAAATACCCCCGGGGGGATATACTGTGCTTTATATTGTCGAAGGGAGACAACATGGTTGGTGACGAAGACAGCATCGCCGCGGTATTGAATAGACTTCGCCGCGCGCAAGGCCAACTCGCCGGCGTGATCGCGATGATCGAACAGGGCCGCGACTGCAAGGACGTCGTCACACAACTTGCCGCGGTCTCCCGCGCCCTCGACCGCGCCGGATTCAAGATCGTCGCCACCGGCCTGCGGGAATGCGCCACGGGGAAACGCGCAAAAGGAGCCGAACCAATGACCGAGGCGGAGTTGGAAAAGCTCTTCCTCGCGCTTGCCTAACCCGCCGATTGGTCGGCCAGTACACCGGGCACTCACCCGGTCACGGGCATGAACGCGGTTTAACCGCTGCCTGTTTGGCCGACCGCGCTGATCGCCGCCTGCAGCTTGGCAGCGGCTTGATCGGCCACCTCTTGCAACCCTTCCGACTCACCTGCGACCCGGACCATGAGCTGCGGGTCCATCGCTTCCACGAGCACCACGTCGCCCGAGCTGTCAGGGTCAGTGCGCACGACAACGTTGCAGGGCAACAACTGGCCTATCTGACGGTCCACCCCTAGGGCGCGGTGCGCTAAGACCGGATTGCAGGCACCGAGAATCAAGTAGTTCTCCATGTCCTCGTCGAGCTTTTGCTTCAGGGTGGCCTTGACGTCGATCGTGGTCAGCACGCCAAATCCCTGATCCGCCAGTGCCTTCGTGGTCCGCTCTACCGCGTCCTCGAACGAAGTGTTCAGCTTGACACTCAGTCCCGTGGTCATCGTCACTTCCCTATCCGTGTTCTCTGCCCGGTAATCGATTGCACTCCTGCGTGTTTAGACCGCCCAGGCTTCGTTGGCCACCGCATCGTCACACTCCTAAACCCTTGCCGACACTCTACCCCCCGGGGTATATGGACAGTACTAGGAATACCTAGGGGGGTATATGTATTGTATAGGTCATGAGCGAACACAGCCACTACCAAGACGTCCTCAACGACCTCAACCCGAAGCATCGGGCCCTGCGCAAAATGATCCCCGATGTGTACCGCGGGTTCGCCGAGATGAGCAATGGCGCATTCGCCTCGGGAGCGTTGGATAAGAAGTTCAAGGAACTCATCGCACTCGCTATTGGGGTTGTGGCCGGATGCGACGGCTGCATCGCGTCCCACGCGCAGGCCGCCGTTCGCGCCGGCGCCTCCCGGCAGGAGGCGGCCGAGGCCATCGGGGTCAGCATTCTCATGCATGGTGGGCCTGCCACCATTTACGGCGCACGCGCCTTCGACGCGTTTTGCGAGTTCGCCGATGCAGCGGCCGACAAAGAACCGGCGCAATGATCGTCAGCCGGTAGCCAGTCCCCTGCGACTAACCTCATTAGGTACCTAGGGAGGCCGCGGGCGCGAAGCGCCTGAGCAGCCGACCGCGATTAGTGAGGTCGTCATGCGCGTTCTGATATCCGGGGCGAGCATCTCTGGCCCGGTGCTGGCTTATTGGCTCGCCAGGTACGGCCATGACGTGACCGTCGTCGAACGCGCGCCGCAACTACGCAAGACCGGTGGCCACGCCGTCGACCTGTTTCGGCCGGCGATGGAGATCTC
Protein-coding regions in this window:
- a CDS encoding LLM class F420-dependent oxidoreductase — protein: MRFGLFIPQGWRMDLVGIEPENHWAVMRDLAAYADDGAWDSLWVYDHFHTVPFPSDQATHEAWSLMSAYAATTSRIKLGQMCTAMSYRNPVYLAKVAATADIISGGRVQMGIGGGWYEHEWRAYGYGFPSAGVRLGRLDEGVQIMRDAWRDGKVSFDGKHYQVDGAIVAPKPLQENGLPLWIAGGGEKVTLRIAAKYAQYTNFTPEPEAFAHKSEVLAGHCRDVGTDFDAIVRSANFTAVVGSSEAEVKDRLQRVRDRLAGYVPDAAADAMTTGLPDATTGTPEQVAERLAKVRDLGCEYAILYFPEAAYDRSGIELFEREVIPALG
- a CDS encoding carboxymuconolactone decarboxylase family protein, with product MSEHSHYQDVLNDLNPKHRALRKMIPDVYRGFAEMSNGAFASGALDKKFKELIALAIGVVAGCDGCIASHAQAAVRAGASRQEAAEAIGVSILMHGGPATIYGARAFDAFCEFADAAADKEPAQ
- a CDS encoding Zn-ribbon domain-containing OB-fold protein; amino-acid sequence: MQKALAPEISTWPEENPQLIGSRCGACGATTFPVQQRCPRCSIGEMTEVLLPRRGTVVAWTTQGFPPGAPYAGPTGKDFVPFGVGLVQLGFGDDAVIRVEGRLTENDPAKLQFGQEVELTMVPLTTDEEGNEILTYAFQPV
- a CDS encoding putative quinol monooxygenase; this encodes MPVTVLLELKFKPEEVSAARELMGRTLEVTRAFEGNLQTDVLIDEDDEAHWIIYEVWDTVEHDEAYRAFRAGEGKVTQLPPLLAAPPAKTRYVTSDI
- a CDS encoding metal-sensitive transcriptional regulator, whose protein sequence is MVGDEDSIAAVLNRLRRAQGQLAGVIAMIEQGRDCKDVVTQLAAVSRALDRAGFKIVATGLRECATGKRAKGAEPMTEAELEKLFLALA
- a CDS encoding DUF302 domain-containing protein, with product MTTGLSVKLNTSFEDAVERTTKALADQGFGVLTTIDVKATLKQKLDEDMENYLILGACNPVLAHRALGVDRQIGQLLPCNVVVRTDPDSSGDVVLVEAMDPQLMVRVAGESEGLQEVADQAAAKLQAAISAVGQTGSG